Sequence from the Drosophila subpulchrella strain 33 F10 #4 breed RU33 chromosome 3R, RU_Dsub_v1.1 Primary Assembly, whole genome shotgun sequence genome:
CAACTGCATCCTGCCCAAGTCTCTGGCCCACATCCGAAAGTCCTGTCTGGCCAATCAACTGCAGCCGGGAGTGGACATCGATGTGGTGGGCCTCAGTTGGGGCCTGTTGCTGAACAGCGTGTTCCGGCTTCCTCCGCTGGACCTCATCATTGCCGCCGATTGCTTCTACGATCCCAGCGTGTTCGAGGACATAGTGGTCACGGTGGCCTTTCTGCTGGAACGAAATGCCGGGGCCAAGTTCATATTCACATACCAGGAGAGGAGTGCCGACTGGTCCATCGAGGCGCTGCTCAAGAAGTGGAAGTTGCAGGCACTGCCCATCAGCATGGACGACATTGGCAAGGAGTCGGGCGTGGATCTGCTGGAGTTCATGGGCGGACACACCATTCATTTGCTGGAGATCACGCGCGTCGAGAGCGGCGGTACAATAAATACTATATAACAATTATACATATCATGAGTTTGTACATCTAGGAAGGTTTTGGATGGTTGAGTtgagtttaaaaaaattaaaacttggttttaattttgtaacgATATTTTAAAGGTCACACTGTAGTTCTTTGAATGCCGATAACCGATAGGCCTAGTCGATACCACACTATATTCGATATATCGATACAATCGCGAGTGGTTACCCAGCTCTGGCGCGCAACGACGCTTGCGAAGAACgcaaaaattattatttatttacctcACGCGAAACCAAAGTGAATTCCGCTGCACAAAAGTGCCCCGAAGCGCGTGAAAGATAGTTAAGTTAttgtttattgctttattgttGCTGCAGTACCTGGCAGCTGAGAAAAGAGAGCTCATCGGTGTGTCTGTGTCGGATTAGTGTGCGTGCCCGAGTGTTGTGCCGTGTGTGAGTGTTGGTGTGTCGCCTGCGAAAAATCGAAGTTATTGCATTGCGCAGCCCTTTAAAACCGCTGCCCCTGGCCAGCTGTCCACCCCACAGCCCCCGCCACGCCCCCCGCAGCACGGCGTTACTTGGATCGCCAAATTCTGATGGTGAGTGCGAGTGTGTGCCGGAATGCACTTGGATGCATAGGGATTTTCAAGCTTCAGGGCgtcgctttttgtttgtcgctGATGTGGGCGAAATCTAGAGCATCTGCGGCTCTCAAGTTGCAGCCACTGGAAATTAATAGCCCTAGTAACAGTTAGCGGTTGGTTGGAACGGTAAACGACGGCATTTTCCAGACGCACAGCCCCGCAGGAGAAACATTTGTTGTTGCCTCCGATCCGATCCGTTAATTCGAAATGGAGAGCGTCGGTGTGCGTGAGAGCTTGGaataggagtgtgagagagcaTATCCGACTAGTAGAATGCTCTACTGGAATTGGAGCACAGTTAAATTGGTGCAGGGGCGGATCAAAGGAAAAACGTAAAGGGGGAAAACTGTATgaataattaaacaaaaaaaatccaCTCCTGAGTCAGTCACGGGCTTTCGAGTGCGTGTGTGTCACCTTGCTAGTGGAGAAGGGGGAGGGGTTCCGCCCTACCCCTGATTTATTATTGTCTGAATAAAGCGCGCTATTCCGGCTATATGATATCACCATCACCCCATCCTGGGTGGCAAGCCCACCAACCTTTTCCGAAAAACCAAATTCGCACGCTCCTAATTCTATTTCTATTTGCCAAATAACTGCACTTAGACGACCACAATCTAAATATGGCCGACCCATTTACTTTTCTTGCCGCCTCTCGAGCGTAACGGATGGATGATTCCAATTCCCCGAATCCGATTCCTTGGTCTCCCTGCATTTCATCGACGATTAAGCtcaattttgaaacattaCCTTGATAGCTCCTGACAACCCGAATAGTTCCGCTCCATTGGGATTTGGTTGATGTTTAGAGATAGAAATTCCAGTTGATTTGCTATTTTAtataatatctttttttttcgttCTCTAGAATGTTGGTTAAGACAACTGCTTGCGCCCGAGACCACTGAGGAGAATCCGCTGGTCAGACCGAATTGAGTAGCGACCGGAGCATCAACACACCATGGCCGAGGATACCGAGTACAAGAAGTTGCCGGTGGAGGAACGGTGTGTCCATAAACTATGGAAGGCCCGTGTCGATGGTTACGAGGAGGCCGCCAAGATCTTCCGCGACCTGGACGACGAGAAGTCACCGGAGTGGTCCAAATTCGCTGGCCTCATCAAGAAGATGGTGGTCGACTCGAATGCAATGGCCCAGGAGAAGGGCCTGGAGGCGGCCCTCATCTTTGTGGAGAACAGCGGCCTAGCCGGACGCACAGTGGGCGATGTGATGACCGGCATCGTCCAGAAGTGCATTGCGGCACCAAAGACAAAGACCAAGGAGCTCTCCGTCCAGGTGGCACTCATGTATGTGGAGATCGAGAAGCAGGAGGCCGTCGTCGAAGAGCTGGTCAAGGGTATGGAGGCCAAGAACCCCAAGATTGTATCCGCCTGTGTGGCAGCCACCACCCTGGCCCTCCGTGAATTCGGACATAAAGTAATAGGCGTCAAGCCTTTGATTAAGAAGCTAGCCCCGCTGATGTCAGATCGAGATAAAGCCGTCCGAGACGAGGGCAAGCAGCTGGCGGTGGAGATCTACCGCTGGATCGGTGCAGCCATGAAGCCGCAGATCTCAACGTTGCCACAAGTAACGCTTAAGGAGCTGGAGGATGAATTCGAGAAGCTCAAGGGTGAACGTGCGGAGCCCTCTAGATATCTGAAATCTCAGCAAGAGAAGCAAGCAAAGATTGCCGATGCAGCAGCTGTCGAGGATGCTTATAATGGTAAGGACTCCACCCAATCTTATGTTtctgttttatttaatttagttCATGTTTTTTTGCAGAAGAAGATGGCGATGCTGGACCTGAAGAAATCGATCCCATTGATCTTCTCGATCCCGTTGACATACTCTCCAAAATGCCCAAGGATTTTTACGACAAGCTAGAGGAAAAGAAGTGGACACTGAGGAAGGAATCGCTGGAGGTCCTAGAGAAGCTGCTTACGGAAAATCCCAAGCTGGAGAACGGCGAGTATGGAGCACTAGTGAGCGCTCTGAAGAAGGTTATTACCAAGGACTCCAACGTAGTCCTGGTAGCCATGGCCGGCAAGTGTCTGGCTCTGCTGGCCAAAGGATTGGCCAAGCGCTTTTCCAACTATGCATCGGTAagtagatttttaaatttctaacCTTTTCCAAGTAGAGCCTTATTATATACACTTTTCTATTCAAGGCTTGTGTCCCATCCCTCTTGGAGAAATTCAAGGAGAAGAAACCCAATGTTGTGACCGCACTGCGCGAGGCCATCGATGCCATCTACACCTCCACCTCGCTGGAGGCCCAGCAAGAATCCATTGTGGAGTCGCTGGCCAATAAGAATCCAAGTGTTAAATCCGAAACGGCCTTGTTTTTGGCCCGTGCCCTGACTCGCACTCAGCCAGCCGCGCTAAACAAGAAGCTGCTCAAGCTTGTGACTACCAGTCTTGTGAAGACGCTCAACGAGCCGGATCCCACGGTCCGCGACAGCAGCGCCGAAGCTCTGGGAACTTTAATGAAGCTAATGGGCGAAAAGGCGGTGACCCCCCTGCTAGCCGACGTTGATCCCCTAAAGATGGTTAAGATCAAGGAGTGTCACGACAAGGCAGAGATCAAAATCAAGGTTGCTGGACCAAAGAAGGAGGCAAGACCCGCTTCAGCACCGACTGCGAAAGCCGCTGGTCCTGCCAAGGCCACGGGAGGCAGTGCGGATCCTAAGCCAGTTTCCCGACCGGCCACCAGTGGGGCACGCAAGGTGCTGAAGAAGCCCTCGGCTGGTGCTGCGGGTGGAGGTGCATCTGCCTCATCTGCAGCCTCTAAAGCGACCGGAAAAGCTCTAGCCACAGAACGCGAACTAACACCAGAGGATTTGCAGGAAAAATCCGAGGAAATTCTATCAGCCGACATACTTAATGGATTGGTAGACTCCAATTGGAAGAATCGCCTCGCTGCCGTGGAGCAGCTTCTGGGCGAAATCACCGGCTTCGATGCAAAACAGGCGGGAATATCACAGATCCTCATCCGGACAATTAGCGGACGCAAGCCCGGCCTCAAAGAAATGAATTTCCAGGTACTCAAGTTCAAGCTGGACATAATCCGCAGTGTGGCCGAGAACTATCCGCTGACTACGACAACCGTAGACCTGGTGGTTAACGAAATAACCGAGAAGCTTGCTGATGCCAAGAACGGAGCAGCAGCTGCCGATGTACTAACCGCCTTTGCTGAAGCCACCAAACTGGAGTACATAGTGGGTAAAGTGCTAAGCTTCGCCTTCGAGCAGAAATCGCCAAAGGTGCAGTCGGAGGCCTTTAACTGGGTGGGCAAATCCATCACAGAGTTTGGCTTCCAATTGCAGCCGAAGACACTCATCGAGGATGTGCGAAAGGGAGTGCAGAGCACCAATCCAACGGTTCGTGCCGCTGCCATCCAGCTCGTGGGCATCATGTCTATGTATATGGGCAATGCTCTTATGATGTTCTTCGACAGTGAGAAGCCGGCCCTAAAGTCCCAGATCCAGGTGGAGTTCGACAAAAATGTGGGCgaaaaaccgcccaagccgGTGAGGGGAGTTCAGCGCAGTAGTGGCGGAGCAGCTGGAAATTCACCAGACAATGAGGACGACGATGGTGGTGCAGCCGGAGAAGAGGAACCCATTAACATGGCTGATCTCCTACCCCGCGTTGACATTGCCCCACAGATTACAGAGGCACTGCTAAAAGAGATGTCCGACAAGGACTGGAAGACTCGCAACGAGGGATTGACTAAGCTGCAGGCCATTATTTCAGAGGCAAGGCTGATCAAACCCAGTATCGGGGACTTAGCTCCTGCTCTGGCGCACCGGCTGGTGGATTCCAATGCAAAGATTGCCCAGACGTCGCTTGCCATTTGCGAGCAGCTTGCCACGGCCATGGGCGCTGGATGTCGCAACCATGTGCGCACCCTGTTCCCTGGGTTTCTGCACGCACTCGGGGATAACAAGAGTTTTGTGAGGGCCGCAGCGCTCAACTGTATCAACAGTTTTGGCGAGAAGGGCGGATACAAGGAGTTCTTCGAGAGCGAAATGATAGCCGATGCTCTAAAGGGAGGATCCCCCGCTTTGAAGACCGAGTTGTGGGCTTGGCTGGCGGACAAACTGCCAGGCCTTCCCCCCAAGTCGGTGTCAAAGGAGGATCTCCATTCAATGGTGCCGCACTTATACGCTCACATCTGTGATCGCAATGCCGATGTGCGGAAGAACGCCAACGAGGCGGTGCTGGGTATTATGATTCACCTTGGATTTGACGCTTTAAACCGCGCTCTGGACAAGCAGAAGCCCGCCTCCAAGAAGGATATCTATGCGGCCCTGGAGAAGGCCCGTCCTAATCTCCCAGTAAAGCCGCTGCCCAAGGGCAAGCAGCAAGCCCCAATACCCGAGGAGCCAAAGGCCAAGACAGTGCGTGGTGGAGGAGCAGGTGGAATCCAGAAGAGTGCCTCCGCCCGCGCTGCCGGAGGACAGGACAAATTGCCCGCACCTGCTCGCAAGAAGGACGAGGATATCGACACATCGCCGCTACTGGCCGCAAACAACTCTAAGAACCAGCGGTTGCTGGACGAACAAAAGATGAAGGTTCTCAAGTGGACATTCGTAACGCCGAGAGAGGAATTCACCGACCTATTACGCGATCAGATGATGGCGGCCAATGTCAATAAAGCGCTGATAGCCAACATGTTCCACGACGATTTTCGGTGAGTACTACCTTCACTGCTGCGTTCAAGCTGTAACCCTTTCAATAATCCTCCAGCTATCACTTGAAAGTTATCGAGCAGTTGAGCGAAGATCTGCCTGGCAACAGTAAGGCGCTGGTGTGCAATCTGGACCTGATACTTAAATGGTTGACTCTGCGTTTCTACGATACGAACCCTTCTGTGTTGATTAAGGGTCTCGAATATCTGGTGCAGGTCTTCCAGATGCTCATTGACCAGGAGTACATTCTGGCCGAGAACGAGGGCAGTTGCTTTGTGCCCCACCTGCTTTTGAAGGTAAGTCTGGGGTCATGAAAGGTTTTAGAAGTTGCTAAAAATCTTTGTTCAAATGCAGATTGGAGATCCCAAGGATGCTGTCCGAAATGGAGTACGTCGTGTGCTCCGGCAAGTTATCTTGGTCTTCCCCTTCGTCAAGGTCTTTGCCTATGTGATGGAGGGTCTTAAATCGAAGAATGCCCGTCAGCGTACCGAGTGCCTGGACGAGTTATCCTTCCTCATTGAGACTTACGGCATGAACATTGCACCCCAGGCGGCGGTGCGTGAGATTGCTCGCCAGATCTCCGACCGGGATAACTCTGTGCGCAATGCAGCACTCAACTGCATCGTCCAGGTGTTCTTCTTGTCCGGCGAAAAGACATACAAGATGATTGGCCATCTCAACGAGAAGGATCTCTCTATGCTGGATGAGCGCATCAAGCGGGCCAAGAAGACAAAGAAACCGACGCCTCCAGCATCTGTCGATATGCCCACAGGCAGGCAAGCGGCTCAGCGACATGACAGCATCGAGATCGAAGATGCAGAGGTGGGCAACGGTTGCGACGAGCTGCCGCCACCGGACGATGAGGGGTAAGTGTGCGGGGACGTGCCGTAGTTGTTTCTAAAACCAATACCCCAGTCCTATCTACCTAGTACTCAGTTTGGTGAGTGCCCTGTACAGCCGAGGGTTGGAAACCGTTGTTGGCATTGTAAGCAAGGCGTTAAGCATTCTCGGATACCAATATCCATTAAGATACGCAAGACACTGAACGAGAAGCCTTTAGGAAAGCCGTCTTATTAATAAATTGGGTCGTCTACCTCTATGTTCATGTCAAGACAATGAATCAAAATTTCAGTTTTGTGGAAAATTTATCGTTTTATATaaccacttttaataaaaattttttttgaagatAAATCATATGGGGTAATGGATTGAGGCTGATAATAAAACTGATTAGACCAGGTTCAATAATACTTCCAGTTCAGTTTTGGTAATTAAATGGCTGAATGTCTTAATCCGATTGGGCACTTTATGTAATTCCCAAAGATGATAGTGGTTTCCACCCTCGGATATCCCAGTAGACGTTACTCATATCTTTGTTGATTTCGGTTGGTTTTCGTTGATTTTCGTTTATATTCTTATTTTATTGACTTAGTTTGCAGCGGGATTTAAATGCGCGTGGGCAGAACAACCTGACGGAGCGGAGTGCCACCAATGTGGTTGCCTACTTGAACTCCCTGACTCGACAGGCGTTAAGTGGCTTTCTTTATACTTTATGTTGTTTTGttcattttgttgttgcttgctGCTCTGATTGTTTGTAAAGTCCCCTTTGTCTTTTCTGTCATCGTGTTTGTAATTGTCACTTGTCATTGCTTTCCGTGTGTGTTCAGTTTGATTTTAGAGTTTTCAGAGTTGGACTAACACTATCGTTTTTTTTCGACACTATAGAACATTTGATCAGGCGCCTTCTTCACAGCTGCTTCTTCTCCAGCAGCATCTTCaccagctgcagcagcagacCCAGCAACAGAAGTCCAGCGGACCATTTGGCTTGGACTCACAGGTGATCAGCGAGATTGAAAAAGACTGGGTCCGCGTGGACCAAATGGAATCAAAGCCGCTactgaacgtggatatctcatCGCTTGACGAGCCCATTAAGGTGCGACCCACTCGAGCAGGCATTCACTATCCGCAGGAGAAGTTCGATCGCCTAATTTCGCGGCAGCACTACATGCAGCAGACGTTGACCACGTCTCCGTCGTCCACCGGCGGAATGACCAGTGGAATCTCGCCGTATCGCAGCCCCATGCGAATGCAGAACCAGCAGCCTCCGCAGCAACTGGAGAACAATGTACCAAAGTGGGTTATCCAAGCCGCTGTCGCATAAATCGAATACTTTACTCTTATTTTGTCTACCTACAGCTTGGCTGATGTTCTGCCCAAGCACGATCCGCAGCTGGTCAAGGTTATCAGGGGTGTGAGCAGCACGGACACCCTCAAGGCTCGAGCGGCCATCAACGAGCTGGCCGCCATCATTGAGGCTCCGGAGAAGCAGGCCGTGCTGCGCGACTACGAGGAAATATTTATTCAGAATGTGCTGGCACAATTcaagaatctctcacagataCCGTCGGCTCAGTCTGTGGTCGTATATCAGCCGCTACTCTCCATTCTGTATACATTTTTCCATGCCAACATTCTGGGCAAAACGCTGAGCGTGGCCTGCATCAAAAATCTCATGTCGGCGCTGCTAAACCTGATGGCCGATCCCAAGTTGGCCGTGGGCGATGACAGTCAGTATAACAAGGTTATCAATGGCATCTGTCTCAAAGTGTTGGACAAGGTGGACTTTACGAATTTAAACTGGTAAGCCAATAAACGTGCTATTTAGTTGCATTATGTAATTGATGCTCGAATCCCCATCACAGTGCTTTGATACGTCTATTGCGCGAGACTTGTCCGGAGGCTAAGCTCCCCAAGTTCACGGATCTGCTGATGAAGTGCATCTGGCGCAATGTAAAGATGCTGCCAGAGCGCAGCAATGAGCTGAACTACGACGCCGTGATCCTGGAGGTGCACGAGTTTATGCTGGCCCTGCCCAGCACCTGGTGGCAGAACCGACCGTCGGATACTCCGATGCGCACGATTAAGACCATTCTGCACAACATGGCAAAGGTTAAGGGTAATGCCATTCTGCAGCACCTTAACCAGATTCCCACACACTCGGAGCTGCACACGTACTTGATACGCATCCTTAAGGTGGGCTCTAGTAATTATATCAATAAGTTGCAATTAATAGTAAACCTTTTTCCCTTGTAGAATTTCCAAAAGGATGGCTCTGCGGCAGGAATTGGTGCCTCCCCCCAGAGAGCCAAGGAAATTGCCTCCAAGCGTATTTCGCACCAAACTCATGATACAGTATCTCAGATCTTTAAACTGATCTCGGATAGAGATACCAAACAGCAAGGTCTCCAGAAGCTTTACGACTTTAAGGTTGGTTCTGAATGATATTTTGGTTGTTTGTCGATCTTAGGCTCAATCCTCATTATAATTTTTCAGCAACAAAATCCAGATATCGATCTGAGTACCTTCCTGCAAGGTTCCAGTGCCACTTTCCACAAGTACATCGAGGAGGGTCTGGCCGAAATCGAACGCAACCAGAACGCCGGATCTGCACAGGCGCCTGATAATCGCACGGGTAAGAAACACCCTAACACCCTGTTTCATCTACTAACCTCATGCACATGCATTTATATTCGTATTTGAATCCGACGAACTGCAGCCGCTACTCGTTCTTATCTCACAGATGTCAACTACCAGAACACCGGTCACGATGCCGATTTTTGGATGGACCGCCTTCAGTATCACCTCTCCGGCGGAGGCGTGGCCGGTAAATTGGCTTCTGCCCGTTCAGCAGACGATGGATCCCACATGCTGGACAACAAGGTGGTCGACGAGAATCTCTGCCTGAACGGGATGAACTCACAGAAGGCGTCCCTCATCAAGCGGGATGTAAGTGGAAGTATGAATAAGTGAACAGGAACTAACAAATTTATTCGTTCCAGAAGCGCGACATGTCGCCCAATCGCTTGCAGGCTCTCCAGGCAAAGCTGGCGCAGATCAAGAAGGAGAATCATGCCCAATAAGTTGTGCGCTTCCTGTAGCTGAAAACCCTTAGCTATAATCAGCGGCAGCTAAACATTATACAGCAAAGAGACACACTCAAAAACACACTGAACGAGCCAGTTCTCGTAAACTACATGGaatcatttattatttaacaTAGTTTTATGCTTACGAATCg
This genomic interval carries:
- the LOC119556283 gene encoding methyltransferase-like protein 23, with product MRFHMKSGSEDNDIVAATATAEHIRKFVFSGSPAERLEIKIPELLQGAYSFYTWPCAPVLAHFLWERRQTLAGKRILELGSGTALPGILAAKCRAQVVLTDNCILPKSLAHIRKSCLANQLQPGVDIDVVGLSWGLLLNSVFRLPPLDLIIAADCFYDPSVFEDIVVTVAFLLERNAGAKFIFTYQERSADWSIEALLKKWKLQALPISMDDIGKESGVDLLEFMGGHTIHLLEITRVESGGTINTI